Part of the Deltaproteobacteria bacterium genome, GGGCGGGGAGGGGGGCGGGGGGTTATTTCCTCCCCTTTGCAAGGGGAGGCGAGGTGGGGTAAAAGATGCTGGCAAGGAATAAGGAAGGAGTCATTGTTAACCTCCCCGCTGCCCCTCCTTGCTAAGGAGGGGAGTTTTTGGGAGGGGGCGGGGTTGTGCGTGTATTGAGACTCCTTCCTGCTCTTTGGATGACCGGGTAGTCCTTCCATGCAGCGAAAAACATTCCTGTAAAAAATATTTCCAATTAATGCGTGGGTGTGGTATATCTTGGAAAGATGTAAGGGGTGGTGGGCGATGGCCACCGCTTGACTTCCAAGACGGTATCTACAAATTGAACCGCAAAATTTTGGTTCAAGTTAGAAACTTGAACCAGCAAGAGTTTTTTGGATAATGTAATGAAGGAGCAAATATGAAAGAAAAAACTTTAACCGAAGCGGAGGTGTATGATTTATCGTCTCGTCAAGAAGGTCATTTTTATGACCGTAAGGCAAAAGAGATTGATGGGCGAGGAATACAAAAGGTAGCGGTTGCATTCGCCAATACTGACGGAGGTGATTTTGTTGTTGGAATAAAGGATGATAAGAGTGAGCCAGATCCAAACAAAAGATGGGATGGATTCCCCAAGATAGAAGATTATAATAAAATATTCCAAAATTTGCAGGGAATTAGACCTAGCATTTCTATGAGTGCCACGTTTCTTTTTGATCCGAAAACAAAAACGTATGTGGTGCAAATTACCATAGAAAAGAGCGAGAAAGTACATAGTACAACGGACGAGACTGTATATGTCAGAAGATCTGCACAATCTATTCCTTTAAAAGATCCTCAAAAAATTCAAGAATTGTCATTTGCCAAAGGAGAATCGTCGTATGAAGATGTTGTTTGTAACTTGGCTAGAGCAGAGGATATTTTTGAATCAGGAGAGATGCGAAAATTTTTGGACGAGTATTCCCCAAAATCCGATCCGATTGATTTTACACTAAATCAAAACCTTGTCGATAGGATTACGTATTATCCTAAGATGGCAGGATTGTTGCTTTTTAGCGATAACCCTGCGGTTCTTTTGCCGAAAAAATGTGGAATAAAAATTAGTCGTTATGATACAAGCGAATCAGAGCCAGAGAGGGAGCATCTAAAGGAGCAGAGAAGTATAGAAGGGTGTCTTTATACGCAGATACATAAAGCTGTTACAGAAGTACAGGAGATAATATCTAATGTTAAAATATGGACTCATATCGGTATGGAGAAGGTAAGCTATCCTCCCGAGGCAATATGGGAGATATTGGTTAATGCTGTAATACACAGGGATTATTCTATTTCGGATGATGTGCATGTATTAATTTTTAATAATAGAGTCGAAATTATAAGTCCCGGAAAGTTCCCTGGTTATGTTAATGAAAATAATATTTTGAATGCACGTTATTCTCGGAACCCTAAAATAGTAAGAACGCTTAATAGGTATAAAGACCCGCCGAACAAAGATATGGGAGAGGGATTAAATACGGCTTTTCAAAAAATGAAAGAATGGAAGTTGAGAGATCCCGTGGTGAAGGAAGAGCATAACAGTGTAAGAGTTGTGG contains:
- a CDS encoding putative DNA binding domain-containing protein; this encodes MKEKTLTEAEVYDLSSRQEGHFYDRKAKEIDGRGIQKVAVAFANTDGGDFVVGIKDDKSEPDPNKRWDGFPKIEDYNKIFQNLQGIRPSISMSATFLFDPKTKTYVVQITIEKSEKVHSTTDETVYVRRSAQSIPLKDPQKIQELSFAKGESSYEDVVCNLARAEDIFESGEMRKFLDEYSPKSDPIDFTLNQNLVDRITYYPKMAGLLLFSDNPAVLLPKKCGIKISRYDTSESEPEREHLKEQRSIEGCLYTQIHKAVTEVQEIISNVKIWTHIGMEKVSYPPEAIWEILVNAVIHRDYSISDDVHVLIFNNRVEIISPGKFPGYVNENNILNARYSRNPKIVRTLNRYKDPPNKDMGEGLNTAFQKMKEWKLRDPVVKEEHNSVRVVVSHTPLASPEESIMEYLNTNPTIRNREARKITNIKSENSMKRVFYRLKDRGEIEPVYAKTGKKIVAWKKKEK